The Rickettsiella endosymbiont of Dermanyssus gallinae genomic interval TTGCAAGTGGTGATCACATCACCTTAGGCGGAGTCACTATCCCCTACCACGTGGGTCTGCGCGCCCATTCTGATGGTGATGTGGTCATTCATGCTTTAGTCGACGCCTTATTAGGCGCCTGTGCCTTAGGTGATATAGGCCAACATTTCCCCGATACGGAGAGTCGCTGGAAAGGCTGTAGCAGCCGGATTTTTTTAAAAGAGTCTGTCAGGATGTTGCAAGAAAGAAATTTTTCTATCGCTAATGTCGATATCACCGTTTTGGCAGAAGCCCCCAAACTCAGTCAATACCGAGAAGCAATAAGAGCCAATCTAGCCGACGATATGTCAATTGCCCTCAATCAAGTCAATATTAAAGCTACCACCACAGAAAAGCTGGGCTTTATTGGACGCAAGGAAGGGATAGCCGCTACGGCTATCGTACTTATACAGAAACAAGCCAACAACTAATATTGGTACCGAGAGTGGGACTCGAACCCACACGATGTCACCATCACCGGATTTTGAATCCGGCGCGTCTACCATTCCGCCATCCCGGCAAGGGGCGCACAGTATAACCAAAGCCTATGCTAAATCACAGATCTAGACTCGATTTCTTTAATTAATGGAGAAGCGAACAACTGCTCAATTAAAAGCCAATCACGCGACTTGGGTAAAAAATGCAGCTGGGATTTGTCTAAAATTAAAACAAAAATTGATTAGATAAATTAATAAGCTAATCCATTTCTAAACTTGCAATCAAAATCTTAATCCCTTATTGTTTTCTGTGGACTCAATCTGAAATAATATAAAATCATCTGTTATAACGCTAACTTGATCTTTTCAAGAAAGCTATCAACAATAAGGTCATGGGGAAACATGATCTAAGGGGTAAACAATGTACAACAATGACGCAGTTTTAACAGACAGTGTTCCCTATACTTTAACAAGGAAAAAGCAACTTCTTCTCGCCTCCATTATTTGCACCCTCGCCGCCATGTTTTACATGTATGAATTTATCTTACAAGTTTCTCCGGCAGTGATGACAAACGAATTGATGCGTGACTTAAATCTGAATGCCGCTAGTTTAGGCACCATGGCTGCATTCTACTACTATTCCTATACCCCAATGCAATTACCTGCCGGGTTACTCTATGATCGTTTTGGACCTAGACGCTTGATCACACTTGCAGTTTTAATCTGCGCCATCGGCGCTTTATTATTCGGCTCAACACATAGTGTTTTCACAGCATCAATAGGCCGGTTTTTTATGGGAATTGGTTCTGCGTTTTCATTTATTGGCGCTTTGCTTCTTGTTTCCCGTTGGTTTCCCCCACATTATTTCGCCTTACTGACAGGACTTGTGCAGTTAATGAGTTCAGTAGGTGCTATTGCAGGTCAAGTTCCTTTAGCCTCTGCGATTAATCATTGGGGATGGCGTTCAACCATTATGACTTTATCGCTTATCGGTGCTTTTTTAGCATTACTTATTTGGACAATTGTTCGTGATAGCCCTGAAACCGTTTCACAACGTCAAAAGTTTCAACGTTCGCCTAAAACAAATGAATTGAAACGCTTGAAACAAGTTTGTAATAATCGGCAAACCTGGTTCATTGCACTGTATTCTTTTGCTATATGGGCACCTATTACTGCATTTGCTGCGCTATGGGGCATTCCTTTTCTTGTTGCAAACTATGGCATTACGACAGAAGCAGCCTCAAAAGCAAGTGCTATGATTTGGCTAGGCATAGGAATAGGCAGTCCTTTATTCGGTTGGGTTTCAGATAAAATAAAATCTCGTTCTATCCCGCTCAGCCTCTCTGCATTACTTGGGATTATTAGCCTTAGTATCGTTATTTATGGCCCTCATCTACCCATCACCTGGCTATACATTACTTTATTTATTTTCGGTTTGGGGGCGTCCGGTCAAGCGTTATCGTTTGGTGTTGTCAAAGATAATAACCCTCCCTCCGTTGTGGGGACAGCCATTGGTTTAAATAATATGGCGGTCGTAGCGGGTGGCGCGTTATTCCAACCGCTTATAGGTATTTTATTATATTATAATTGGGGTGGTGCTATGCAGGACGGCAGACCATTCTATGGCGCAGCTGATTACCAAAAAGCACTTATTATTTTACCTTTGTGTTATATTTTAGCACTGATTGTCAGTCGCTTTTTACTTCGAGAAACCCATTGCAAACAACAGTTTCCTAATGAAACCGCTGCTACACTCTAAACATCCCTTTAAAAGCCTAGTATTTAAAATACTAGGCTTAAGAAAAATAATAATTTAATGACAAAACCTTTAGCCACACAAAAACCTACCTTGCTTGCAGCTATTATCTGTATCCTTGCGTCTTCGTTCTACATGTATGAGTTCATACTGCAAATTTCACCCGGCGTAATGACTCGAGAGCTCATTCACGATTTAGGGCTCAATGCTGTCGGTTTGGGCACGATGGCTGCCTTTTACTATTATGCTTACACACCCATGCAACTGCCCGCAGGTTTTTTATTCGATCGTTTTGGGCCACGACGTTTAATAACAGCCGCAACGTTTACCTGTGCAGTCGGTGCTTTAATTTTTGGAACAACCCATAGTATTGCTATTGCTTCGGCAGGTCGCTTTATGATGGGCATGGGTTCAGCTTTCTCATTTATAGGTACCTTAGTACTTGTTTCTCGTTGGTTCCCTGCTCGTTACTTTGCTTTTCTAACCGGATTAGTCGAATTAATGAGTTGTATAGGCGCCATTGTTGGTGAAACACCTTTAGCCATTGCGGTAGGTCATTGGGGATGGCGGCATACCATCATCACCTTATCTATGATAGGGATGGTATTAGCTGCCCTTATTTGGCTTATAGTGCGCGATAGTCCAGAGGTCGTATCTAAAGGTAAGAAATTTCAATCAACTTCAGACAAAACCTTTATACAAAGCTTAAGGCAAGTGGGCCGCAATAATCAAACCTGGTTTATTGCACTTTATTCTTTTATGGTATGGGCGCCTATTACTGCTTTTGCTGCTTTATGGGGAGTTCCTTTTCTTGTTGCTGCCTATGGTATTAGTACACAGGCCGCCTCAACCGCTTGTACCATGATCTGGCTTGCGATTGGGATTGGTTGTCCCATTCTAGGTTGGTGGTCAGATAAAGTAGGTTTGCGAGGTATGCCTTTAAAATTTGCGGCATGTCTTGGTATTATTGGTCTAATACCGGTTATCTACATTCCCCATCTTCCTTCATTTTGGCTTTATTTTTGTTTATTTTTATTTGGTCTAGCCGCCTCTGGGCAATCACTCGCTTTTGGGGTCGTCAAAGATAATAATCATGCGAATGTGGCTGGCACAGCCATTGGCATAAACAATATGGCAACTGTCGCCGGCGGTGCGCTATTCCAGCCAGTCATTGGCTTATTTCTACATCTCTATTGGAACGGCGCGACGCACAATGGCATACCTTTTTATGATGCTGCAGATTACCGTAAAGCATTTATAGTGTTACCGCTTTGTTATTTCTTTGCTTTTTTAATTGGGAAATTCTTGATACTAGAAACCCATTGTCAACCGCAACACAACGATGGCCCGTAGTAAAAGTAGCCAGCGTTGGCTTAAACAACACTTTAGTGACCCTTACGTAAAACGCGCGCATCAGGAAGGTCTACGTTCAAGATCAGCCTACAAGCTATTAGAAATACAAGAAAAAAATAAACTGATTAAACCAGGCATGGTGATCGTCGATCTGGGCGCAGCACCTGGGGGATGGTCTCAAGTAGCCGCTAAGTTAGTAGGTGAAAAAGGCAAAGTCTATGCACTCGATATTTTACCCATGCCACCTTTACCCGAAGTGGACTTCATACAGGGTGATTTTCGTGACGAAGCCGTTCTACAACAACTGCTAGATCACCTGCAACCTATACCGGTGGATCTTGTTATTTCAGATATGGCCCCCAATTTAAGTGGTATGCGAACTGTTGATCAACCCCGGGCGATGTGCCTTGCTGAATTGGCGCTGGATTTTGCCCAACGCGTATTAAAGCCAAAAGGTGGGTTTATTATTAAAACCTTTCAAGGTGAAGGCTTTGAAGCTTATTTACGATTGTTGCGGCAGCTATTTAAAACCGTTTCTATTCGTAAGCCAGCCTCTTCTAGAGGCGCATCAGCGGAAGTTTATTTAGTCGCTACCGGTTACCATTTACAAAATAATGGACTAAACTCCTGAGAGATTGCTGTAACATAAGCCTATTGCACCCTTCTCTATACTTATTTAAGAGCATTATAATAAATGAGAGTCCTAAAAACGGCAAAATTCCAAGTAATTTTATCATCTGTTTTTGTAAAAAATTCGCATCTTGAAGTACGAGCGGTATATAATGCCCTCTTTGTTTAGAATTACGAGGTAGTGTAGCTTGAACGACATGCTAAAAAATCTATTTCTTTGGTTGATCATTGCTGTCATCCTCATCTCTGTCTTTAACAATCTAGAGCCGCGTCATAATGCCGGAGAGCGTTTGACCTATTCTGAATTTCTACACAACGTTCAGCAGGGAAATGTACAATCCGTCACTATCCAAAGCAATCAGGTCATTAAAGGTCAACTACTGAGTGACAAAGCATTCACCAGCTATATGCCTATTACTGACCAATATTTACTACCTGAGCTGATCAAAAAAGGCGTCAACGTAAAAGGCGAACCACCGCAACAAGAAAGCTTTTTGATGCGCATTTTTATTAACTGGTTCCCAATGCTGTTATTGATTGGTGTCTGGATATTTTTTATGCGCCAGATGGGTGGCGCAGGCGGAAAAGGGGCTATGTCGTTTGGCCGAAGCCGCGCTCGATTGCTGGGTGAAGATCAAGTCAAAGTCACCTTTGCCGATGTAGCAGGCGCTGAAGAAGCCAAAGAAGAAGTCAGTGAGCTGGTTGAGTTTCTAAAAGATCCCGCTAAATTTCAAAAATTAGGCGGAAAGATACCTCGTGGGGTTTTATTGATGGGTCCTCCGGGAACCGGTAAAACCTTGTTAGCGCGCGCTGTCGCGGGCGAAGCAAAAGTGCCTTTCTTCACCATTTCAGGCTCAGACTTTGTTGAAATGTTTGTGGGGGTCGGTGCATCCCGTGTACGCGATATGTTTGAGCAAGCTAAGAAACAAGCGCCTTGCATCATCTTCATCGATGAAATCGATGCGGTAGGTCGTCATCGAGGCGCTGGTCTAGGCGGTGGGCATGATGAGCGTGAACAAACACTTAACCAACTTCTGGTAGAAATGGATGGGTTTGAAGGAAATGAAGGTGTTATCGTCATGGCAGCCACTAATCGTCCAGACGTTTTAGACCCTGCCTTATTAAGACCAGGTCGTTTCGACCGGCAAGTTATTGTTGGACTTCCCGATATCCGTGGCCGAGAACAAATCCTTAAAGTTCACCTGAAAAAAGTCCCTTATGGACAGGATGTGAACCCCGATATTATCGCCCGAGGAACACCAGGATTCTCAGGAGCCGATTTAGCTAACTTGGTCAATGAAGCCGCTTTATTTGCTGCACGTGAAAATAAAGCGACGGTCGATATGATCGATTTAGAAAAGGCTAAAGATAAAGTAATGATGGGCGCCGAAAGACGTTCCATGGTGATGAATGAAAAAGAAAAAGAGCTCACCGCCTATCATGAGGCTGGCCATGCCATTGTAGGTCGATTAGTCCCTGAGCATGACCCTGTCTACAAAGTCACTATTATTCCTCGTGGTAAAGCCCTCGGTGTTACCATGTTTCTTCCTGAAGAGGATCGATATAGCTATACCAAGCAACGCTTAGAAAGCCAAATCGCTAGCTTATTTGGTGGCCGAATCGCTGAAGCGTTAATTTTTGGCCCCGAGCAAGTAACTACCGGCGCCTCAAACGATATTCAACGTGCGACTGAGATTGCACGCAACATGATTACGAAATGGGGTCTTTCTGAACGTCTTGGTCCATTGACTTATCACCAAGATAATGACGAAGTCTTTTTAGGTCATCAAATTACTAAAAACAATAAATTCTCGGATGACACAGCACATTTAATTGATGAAGAAAGCCGAACCATCATCGATCGCAATTACAAGTTAGCTAAAGCAATTTTACAAGAAAACGAGAACAAATTACATATGATGGCGGAAGCGCTCATCAAATATGAAACGATTGATTCTGTTCAAATCGATGACATTATGGAAGGAAAGCCGCCTCGTGAACCACAAGGTTGGAGTGATAACGGGAATAAAGCAAAAAAAGTAGTTAGATCAAAAACTTCTGAAACGGATACAAAAATAGCGTCGGGACCAGACGCTGTTGATGGCGCTATAAGTTAGTTAATGGTTTAACTCTCTATGACAAGTCCAGCCCGGAAGTACTTTGGAACCGACGGAATACGTGGCAAAGTGGGTGATTATCCTATTACTCCGGAATTTGTCTTAAAACTTGGCTGGGCAATTGGTCGAGTCTTAGCAAATGGAGATAATAAAATCCTCATTGGCAAAGATACGCGTATTTCCGGCTACATGTTTGAATCCGCTTTAGAAGCGGGTTTATCTGCCGCTGGCGCCGATATATATCTTTTAGGGCCTATGCCAACACCTGCCATTGCCTACTTAACCGCTGACTTAGGCGCTCAAGCAGGTATTGTTATCAGTGCCTCACATAATCCTTATGATGATAATGGTATTAAATTTTTTTCGTATGCGGGAACTAAATTACCCGATAGCATTGAATGTGCTATTGAAGCACAACTCGACAACCCTCTCACTACCGTTGAACCGGCCAAATTAGGTAGAGCACATCGCATAGAAGATGCAAAATCCCGCTACGTTAACTTTTGTAAATCAACCTTACCAAAAAATACTAGATTCAATTCGTTCAAGATTGTGTTGGATTGCGCGAATGGTGCTACCTATCATATCGCGCCAGCCTTATTTTCTGAGTTAGGTGCTGATATAACCGTTTTAGGTGTAACCCCAAACGGATTGAATATTAATATGGATTGTGGTTCTACTCACCTAGGTATGTTACAAAAAACTGTCTTAGAAAAAAAAGCAGATATAGGCATTGCATTTGATGGCGATGGCGATCGGGTATTAATGGTAGACCATTGTGGCGAAATAGTGGATGGCGATGAACTACTCTTTCTACTTGCTCAGCATGGCGTTCACAGCAATACGGTTCAAGGCGGTATTGTAGGCACAGCGATGAGTAACCTAGGTTTAGAACAAGCGTTACAAAAATTAGGTCTCGCTTTTGTTCGTGCGCCCGTGGGTGACCGTTATGTTAATGAACATTTACAAGCAACGGGTTGGCAGTTGGGTGGAGAAGCATCGGGTCATATTATCTCTCGAAACCTGATAAAAACAGGTGATGGCATTATTATTGCTTTGCAAATATTAGTAGCACTTCAAGCAGCAAAACAATCACTTCACGCCGCTAAAAAAGGCATGCAAAAATTTCCGCAAAAATTAATCAACATCCCAGTAAAAAAACCCTTATTAACTGCTGAATCTGCTACGGTAAAAAAAGCCGTCGCAGAAGCAGAGAATAAGTTATCCACTCGAGGACGTGTTCTTTTACGTCCATCAGGCACAGAACCAGTTGTTCGTATCATGGTAGAAGGCGAAGATGCTCAACAAGTCCAAGGCATTGCGGAACAATTAGCTGAAATCGTTAAAACAGCATGATATTTCATATTGTTTTGAATGATAAAAATTAGAAACGCCTGTTATTCCACAGTAACTGACTTTGCAAGATTACGCGGTTGATCGACGTCGGTCCCTTTTAGAACAGCCACGTGATAAGCTAATAGCTGTAATGGGATAGTAAAAATTAACGGACCAATGACATCACCCTTTGTCTTTGGTAATACAATCGTTTCACAACCCTCCGCTTTTTCTTTTTCTAAAGGATCTTGCACAAATAAAATAACTTCTCCGCCCCGCGCACGTACTTCTTGAATAGTCGATTTTAATTTATCAATTAAAGCATTGGACGGTAACAATGCGATAACTGGCATATCGCTGTCTACTAAAGCAAGCGGCCCATGTTTCAGTTCGCCTGCTGGATAAGCCTCTGCATGGATATAAGAGAGTTCTTTTAGCTTAAGTGCACCCTCTAAAGCAACGGGGAAATAAACACCGCGCGCAATAAATAAGGTGTGTGGTTTATTTATAAATAGTTTAGCCAGTTGTTTAATGGGTGCCTCTAAGGTTAAAGTCTCTTCTAGAAGCTTGGGTAATGTACGTAATTGTGAAACCCATTCTTGTTCTCGCTTTTTATCCCAACCATGGTGCCGCCCCAACAGTGCTGTTAGTAAAAGCAAAACAGTCAGTTGTGTCGTAAAAGCCTTTGTAGAAGCAACTCCAATTTCGGGTCCTGCTCGTGTCAATAGTACAAAATCAGATTCATGTACCATCGCACTTTCAGGCGCATTACAAATCGTTAATGTTGCCGCATAGTTTTTAGTTTTTGCTTGTCGCAATGCTTCCAAGGTATCCGCCGTTTCTCCTGATTGTGACAAGGTAATAAATAAAGTATCTGGCTCAACTAAGGTCGGGTGATAACGAAACTCGCTTGCAATCTCAACTTGGCAGGGAAGTCCTACCCAACTTTCTAGCCAATACCTTGCAATCAAACCTGCATGATAACTGGTACCGCAAGCTACTATTTGTACTCGACGAATACTGCTAAGTTTATCAACTGCCTGAAAACCACACATTCCATCTAAAACCTGACTTTGAGAAATTCGCCCTTCTAACGCAGCACTGACCGCTTCAGGCTGTTCAAAAATCTCCTTTTCCATGAAATGGCTATATTTACCTTTATCTGTCACATCATGCTGTAAACTTGATTGATAAGGCGAGCGCTGCACCATTTGACCTTTACTGTCATAAAATGTCAGCTTATCAGAAGAAATCTGTGCGATATCCCCTTCCTGTAAATAAATAAATTGCTGTGTAACAGGTAGTAAGGCTAAATGATCAGAAGCAATAAAATTTTCACCCTTCCCTAGACCAACGACTAAAGGACTCCCTTTACGCACAGCAATCAAGCTGTCGGGTACTTGTCTATAGAGAAAAACCAGCGCAAAAGCGCCTTCTAATCGCTGTATTGTTTGCAGAACAGCGGATAAAAAATCCTTAGTTTTTTTAAGCTGTTGATCCAATAAATGGGCAATAATCTCAGTATCTGTTTCTGATTCAAACTGATAGCCCGCTTTTTTTAAATCCTGACGTAAGGATAAATAGTTTTCAATAATGCCATTATGAACCAATGCAATATCGGAGCCTGACATATGAGGGTGTGCATTCGCTTTGCTAGGCTTACCATGGGTAGCCCAACGTGTATGCGCAATACCGATCTTTCCTGATAAGGCTTCCGGTGTTATTGCTTTTTCTAAGCTCTCTACTTTACCTACAGTACGACGGCGCTGTAGTTGCTGATGGGAATCAAGTAGTGCAATACCAGCTGAATCATAGCCTCGATATTCGAGCCGTTTTAAACCCTCGATAAGGATAGGTACCACATTCCGTTGTGCTGTAGCTGCTACGATCCCACACATAGTAAACCTCTTTATTGAAATTGAATGTTGCTCTTTAGGCATTGCATAAATGCTACACCCATCAATATTATGAGTTAATCTTAGATTTCAAGCTAGTTTTTAAGCAATGAGACTTCAGTTACACTCTAAAGATGGATATAAATACTTGGATAAGGATAACAAAAAAAGAACTAATCTATAGGATTCTTCCCTTCACTTGCATTTTATGTAGTTAAGAAACAAAACAAGCCATTGATTTATGTATTGATTGTGAAAAAGATTTACCCTGGCTTAGCCATGTTTGTATTCACTGCGCCGCTCCATTGAGCATTGAAACAAACACTACTTGTGGAGCCTGTTTAAAGAAGCCTTTCCCTTTTTATAAAACCTGCATTCCCTTCTCCTACACGGGGGCAATAAGAAACCTCATCACTGGATTGAAATTCCAACAACGCTTACTCTATGCAACAATTTTAGGAAATTTACTAGCCGAACAGATCCGTTTAAGCTATCAAAAAGAGCACTTTCCACACTTAATTATCCCTGTTCCCTTACACAAAAAACGTCTTCGTCAAAGGGGGTTTAATCAAGTCATGGAAATTGCGAGATCCATCAATAAAAAATTAAATATTTCTCAAGTGAGTCGCTATGCTCCCGAAGAATTTCGGCCATCGTGTCCCCGAAATTCGTTCGCATGACGCGACTGAAATTAGGCCGCGATACGTCCTGCGTCCGGCACGCACTCACTCCTTCGGAGTTCATGCCCGTGCCTCCCACAAATGACTTTACGGCGTGATGCGTTTCCTGCTTCGCCCGTCAACGCACGCCTATCGCGGGCTCTTCGACTTCGCATTGCTTTCACAATGCTTTCCTGTCTCATCGATCGATTATAAAAGCTGTCTGCGCGTACGTAATACGCTGGCACAAAGTGAATTACCTGCTAACCAACGCCGTACTAACGTAAAAAATGCGTTTGCACTACAAATACACAAAAACCTATTAAACCAACATATTGCGTTGCTCGATGATGTGATGACCACAGGTCACACGCTCACCGAGCTAAGTCGCATTTTATATGATGCAGGTGTAAAAAGAATAGATGTATGGTGTTGTGCACGCACTTATTTAGACAGTTTTTAAACCTACTCTAGCTCTAGATTAAAGTACTACTTTAATACTCTTCGCGTTCCCGGTGACGATGACCGCCGCCATTTCCGCCGCCTGAACCACCCATACCGCCGCCTGAACGACGTCGTTGGTAGCCGCCGCCTGAACCGCCGCCGCCGCCGCCTGCGCGAGCGCCGCCGCCACGATTGCCGCCGCCACTGGAATCAGGTGGGTTTGCTTCTGAAACAGTAATTGAACGTCCTTCATGCACGCTGCCATTTAAAGCATCAATGGCACTTTTTGCCTCTTCCGGCGTATTCATCTCAACAAAACCAAAGCCTTTACTACGTCCGCTATGGAAGTCCCGAATGACCTTAACAAACTTTACTTCACCGTGTGGTTCAAAAAGCGCTCTTAAGCTATCGTCATCGACGCTATAGCTTAAACCACCTACATACAATCTTTTATTCACGCAAAACCTCCAAAAGGCTAAAAAAGGCCACCTATAAGCTAGCATCGTTCACACGTTTCTAACTAGCTCGTGGCATAGATAAACTAAACGTCCTCATCCTAACACAATAGCGCCCGCTAGGGTATATAGCGGATGATAAAACTTGAACGACTCCTATTGGAGCAAAAAGGCTTTTCGTCGCCCCGCCTGGCAAGCTGGGGAGGGCCTAAAAGCCCCTCTAGGCAAGGTCTCATTTAGCCCGACTTTCTACTCCAAAAAGCTGCGTAGCATCCAAGCATTCTTCTCATGGACTTCCATACGTTCGGAAAGCAAATCGACGGTCACTTGGTCTTCTGTTTCTTCTATCTGGGGTAATAATTCGCGTGCAAGGCGAACAATAATTTCGTGGTCACCCACCAGCTGACTGATCATTAACTTGGCCTTTACGGATCGCGCCCCAACGGATTCTTTAATCTTACTTAATTTGGCAAAATCCTCATAACTTGCGGGTACAAAAAAATCGAGTGCACGTATACGTTCAGCGATTTTATCGGCAGCATTCCAAAGGTCTATGTATTGCGCTTCAAATAAGCTATGTAATGGTTGAAACATAGGCCCTACTACGTTCCAATGAAAGTTATGTGTTTTTAAATACAACACATAATTATTAGCCAATAATTTGATTAGCCCATCGGCGGTTTTTTTCCTTTTTGTCTCAGTAAGTCCGATATTGAGCGTTTCTTTCATATTAGAACCTCCTAATCATTTAAAGTCTAAACTACGAATCCAAAACTAAACCTTTAGCGTTGAATTCGTATTAAATGTCTATTCAAT includes:
- a CDS encoding MFS transporter produces the protein MYNNDAVLTDSVPYTLTRKKQLLLASIICTLAAMFYMYEFILQVSPAVMTNELMRDLNLNAASLGTMAAFYYYSYTPMQLPAGLLYDRFGPRRLITLAVLICAIGALLFGSTHSVFTASIGRFFMGIGSAFSFIGALLLVSRWFPPHYFALLTGLVQLMSSVGAIAGQVPLASAINHWGWRSTIMTLSLIGAFLALLIWTIVRDSPETVSQRQKFQRSPKTNELKRLKQVCNNRQTWFIALYSFAIWAPITAFAALWGIPFLVANYGITTEAASKASAMIWLGIGIGSPLFGWVSDKIKSRSIPLSLSALLGIISLSIVIYGPHLPITWLYITLFIFGLGASGQALSFGVVKDNNPPSVVGTAIGLNNMAVVAGGALFQPLIGILLYYNWGGAMQDGRPFYGAADYQKALIILPLCYILALIVSRFLLRETHCKQQFPNETAATL
- the glmM gene encoding phosphoglucosamine mutase, producing the protein MTSPARKYFGTDGIRGKVGDYPITPEFVLKLGWAIGRVLANGDNKILIGKDTRISGYMFESALEAGLSAAGADIYLLGPMPTPAIAYLTADLGAQAGIVISASHNPYDDNGIKFFSYAGTKLPDSIECAIEAQLDNPLTTVEPAKLGRAHRIEDAKSRYVNFCKSTLPKNTRFNSFKIVLDCANGATYHIAPALFSELGADITVLGVTPNGLNINMDCGSTHLGMLQKTVLEKKADIGIAFDGDGDRVLMVDHCGEIVDGDELLFLLAQHGVHSNTVQGGIVGTAMSNLGLEQALQKLGLAFVRAPVGDRYVNEHLQATGWQLGGEASGHIISRNLIKTGDGIIIALQILVALQAAKQSLHAAKKGMQKFPQKLINIPVKKPLLTAESATVKKAVAEAENKLSTRGRVLLRPSGTEPVVRIMVEGEDAQQVQGIAEQLAEIVKTA
- a CDS encoding ComF family protein, yielding MKFQQRLLYATILGNLLAEQIRLSYQKEHFPHLIIPVPLHKKRLRQRGFNQVMEIARSINKKLNISQVSRYAPEEFRPSCPRNSFA
- the ftsH gene encoding ATP-dependent zinc metalloprotease FtsH; the encoded protein is MNDMLKNLFLWLIIAVILISVFNNLEPRHNAGERLTYSEFLHNVQQGNVQSVTIQSNQVIKGQLLSDKAFTSYMPITDQYLLPELIKKGVNVKGEPPQQESFLMRIFINWFPMLLLIGVWIFFMRQMGGAGGKGAMSFGRSRARLLGEDQVKVTFADVAGAEEAKEEVSELVEFLKDPAKFQKLGGKIPRGVLLMGPPGTGKTLLARAVAGEAKVPFFTISGSDFVEMFVGVGASRVRDMFEQAKKQAPCIIFIDEIDAVGRHRGAGLGGGHDEREQTLNQLLVEMDGFEGNEGVIVMAATNRPDVLDPALLRPGRFDRQVIVGLPDIRGREQILKVHLKKVPYGQDVNPDIIARGTPGFSGADLANLVNEAALFAARENKATVDMIDLEKAKDKVMMGAERRSMVMNEKEKELTAYHEAGHAIVGRLVPEHDPVYKVTIIPRGKALGVTMFLPEEDRYSYTKQRLESQIASLFGGRIAEALIFGPEQVTTGASNDIQRATEIARNMITKWGLSERLGPLTYHQDNDEVFLGHQITKNNKFSDDTAHLIDEESRTIIDRNYKLAKAILQENENKLHMMAEALIKYETIDSVQIDDIMEGKPPREPQGWSDNGNKAKKVVRSKTSETDTKIASGPDAVDGAIS
- a CDS encoding ComF family protein, whose protein sequence is MLSQCFPVSSIDYKSCLRVRNTLAQSELPANQRRTNVKNAFALQIHKNLLNQHIALLDDVMTTGHTLTELSRILYDAGVKRIDVWCCARTYLDSF
- the ispF gene encoding 2-C-methyl-D-erythritol 2,4-cyclodiphosphate synthase yields the protein MTNDSNLRIGYGVDVHAFASGDHITLGGVTIPYHVGLRAHSDGDVVIHALVDALLGACALGDIGQHFPDTESRWKGCSSRIFLKESVRMLQERNFSIANVDITVLAEAPKLSQYREAIRANLADDMSIALNQVNIKATTTEKLGFIGRKEGIAATAIVLIQKQANN
- a CDS encoding MFS transporter, producing MTKPLATQKPTLLAAIICILASSFYMYEFILQISPGVMTRELIHDLGLNAVGLGTMAAFYYYAYTPMQLPAGFLFDRFGPRRLITAATFTCAVGALIFGTTHSIAIASAGRFMMGMGSAFSFIGTLVLVSRWFPARYFAFLTGLVELMSCIGAIVGETPLAIAVGHWGWRHTIITLSMIGMVLAALIWLIVRDSPEVVSKGKKFQSTSDKTFIQSLRQVGRNNQTWFIALYSFMVWAPITAFAALWGVPFLVAAYGISTQAASTACTMIWLAIGIGCPILGWWSDKVGLRGMPLKFAACLGIIGLIPVIYIPHLPSFWLYFCLFLFGLAASGQSLAFGVVKDNNHANVAGTAIGINNMATVAGGALFQPVIGLFLHLYWNGATHNGIPFYDAADYRKAFIVLPLCYFFAFLIGKFLILETHCQPQHNDGP
- the rlmE gene encoding 23S rRNA (uridine(2552)-2'-O)-methyltransferase RlmE, which codes for MARSKSSQRWLKQHFSDPYVKRAHQEGLRSRSAYKLLEIQEKNKLIKPGMVIVDLGAAPGGWSQVAAKLVGEKGKVYALDILPMPPLPEVDFIQGDFRDEAVLQQLLDHLQPIPVDLVISDMAPNLSGMRTVDQPRAMCLAELALDFAQRVLKPKGGFIIKTFQGEGFEAYLRLLRQLFKTVSIRKPASSRGASAEVYLVATGYHLQNNGLNS
- a CDS encoding RNA recognition motif domain-containing protein translates to MNKRLYVGGLSYSVDDDSLRALFEPHGEVKFVKVIRDFHSGRSKGFGFVEMNTPEEAKSAIDALNGSVHEGRSITVSEANPPDSSGGGNRGGGARAGGGGGGSGGGYQRRRSGGGMGGSGGGNGGGHRHREREEY
- the glmS gene encoding glutamine--fructose-6-phosphate transaminase (isomerizing) translates to MCGIVAATAQRNVVPILIEGLKRLEYRGYDSAGIALLDSHQQLQRRRTVGKVESLEKAITPEALSGKIGIAHTRWATHGKPSKANAHPHMSGSDIALVHNGIIENYLSLRQDLKKAGYQFESETDTEIIAHLLDQQLKKTKDFLSAVLQTIQRLEGAFALVFLYRQVPDSLIAVRKGSPLVVGLGKGENFIASDHLALLPVTQQFIYLQEGDIAQISSDKLTFYDSKGQMVQRSPYQSSLQHDVTDKGKYSHFMEKEIFEQPEAVSAALEGRISQSQVLDGMCGFQAVDKLSSIRRVQIVACGTSYHAGLIARYWLESWVGLPCQVEIASEFRYHPTLVEPDTLFITLSQSGETADTLEALRQAKTKNYAATLTICNAPESAMVHESDFVLLTRAGPEIGVASTKAFTTQLTVLLLLTALLGRHHGWDKKREQEWVSQLRTLPKLLEETLTLEAPIKQLAKLFINKPHTLFIARGVYFPVALEGALKLKELSYIHAEAYPAGELKHGPLALVDSDMPVIALLPSNALIDKLKSTIQEVRARGGEVILFVQDPLEKEKAEGCETIVLPKTKGDVIGPLIFTIPLQLLAYHVAVLKGTDVDQPRNLAKSVTVE